The following nucleotide sequence is from uncultured Ilyobacter sp..
CCGATCACAGTGGAGGTCTCTTAGAACTCATGAGAGAGATTCCTGACACTCCCATAGTTTGCACAGAGAAAGGAGTGGAAATCCTCAAAAAATATTATGGTAAAAACTGGAATTTCCAACCTGTAAAGACCGGAGACAAGCTGAATATAGGTTCTAAGGAGCTTATCTTCGTGGAGATGAAAATGCTTCACTGGCCTGACAGTATGCTAACTTACCTTACAGAAGAAAATATACTTTTTAGCAATGATGCCTTTGGTCAACACTATGCAAATTACGGTTTATTTAACGATATGGCAGACCAGGACCAGCTAAATTATGAGTGTATGAAGTATTATGCCTGTATTCTGAATCCTTTTAGCGGTATACTAAAGAATAAGCTAGAAGAAGTGTTGGCGCTGGATCTAAAGATAGACATGATCTGTCCTTCACACGGAGTTATCTGGAGAGATAATCCATTACAAATAATTCAGAAATATCTGAAATGGTGTAACAGCTATAGCGAATCACAAGTTACAATCGTCTACGACACTATGTGGGAAAGTACCAGAAAAATGGCTGAATCTATTGCTGAGGGAATCAGCGATGTGAGGCAAGATTTAAGGGTTAAACTATATAATTCAGGTAAAAATTCAGAAAATGATATAGCTACTGAAATATTTAGATCAGAAGGATTTCTTTTGGGATCTTCTACCATAAATAACGGAGTTCTTCCCTATATGGCTGCATTGACGGAATCCATCAAAGGTCTGAAATTTAGGGATAAAAAAGTAGGTGCCTTTGGAAGTTACGGTTGGAATGGAAAATCACTTGATATTCTAAATCAGAGCTTAGATGAAATGGGGCTAGAGAGGATATCAGATGGTGTAAAGACCATGTGGAATCTAGATGATGAAGACCGAGAGAAATGTATAGAATTTGGTAGGGAATTTGCAAAAAGTCTCTTTGTAGAACTGCTTTAAAAACTGTTTTTAATAAATTTTAACATAAAAACTAGGAGGTATGACAATGGCTTATAGAATCAATCAAAGTGAATGTATAGCTTGTGGTGCGTGTGAACCGGTTTGTCCAGTTAGCTGCATCTCAGAAGTGGTAGACGGTAAAAGAGAGATAGATGAATCGGCATGCATAGACTGCGGTGCCTGTGCTGGAGTATGTCCTGTAGAGTGTATAGCTATAGCGGAGTAAGAAAAAAAATATATTAAACATAAAAAGGAGGTATAAAATAATGGCAAAATTATTGGAAGTTTACAAATGTGATCTATGCGAAAATATTGTAGAGGTTTTTCATGGGGGAGCCGGAGAATTAGTTTGTTGTGGCGAGGCTATGAAATACCAGGAGGAAAAAACTGCAGACGGGTCTAAGGAAAAGCACGTTCCTTTCGTGGAAAAAATTGAGGGTGGATTCAAGGTTCGTATAGGGGAAGGAGCAGAGCATCCTATGACTGCAGAGCACTATATTGAATGGATAGAAATTATAGCTGACAATAAAGTTTACAGACAGAACTTAAAACCTGGAGAAAAACCAGAAGCTGTATTTATGATAGATGCAGAGAAAGTTGTCGCAAGAGAATATTGCAATATTCATGGTCACTGGAAAAACTAATAGTAAAATAATTTAAAAAGCTCCCAGTTTTTCTGGGAGCTTTTTTCTGTGAAAACAAGTAGTAACAGATGTTACCGAAAGTCTGTAATAAAGATGCTATTATATTTTTATCAAAGACAGTGAAGAAATAGAGGCATAATTTACTTAAGTCGCTTTTCATTTCAAAAGGGAGGATATTATGAATAAAACTTTAAAAGTAGAAAACCTAGGTCAAATGATAAATTACCAAGATGGTTCAGTTGTAAGTAAGATACTCATCGGTAAAAAAAACGGGACGGTAACACTTTTTTCATTTGATGAGGGACAGGTTCTCAGTGAACATACTGCACCCTTTGATGCAATGGTTGAGATATTAGACGGTAAGGCTCTTATAACAGTTTCAGGAATAGAATACATACTAGAGAAAGGTGATATGCTCATAATGCCTGCAGATGAACCTCACGCTCTGAAAGCAGAGGAAAGATTTAAGATGCTTCTTACAATGATCAAGTCGTAATTTCAGGAGACAGTTCTAAGAGCTGTCTTTTTTTTGTATCTGGATTTGTATAATTAACCCAAGTTGCTACTTGAAAGAAATTCCCATAAATTACTGAATTTATCTGAATATCAGAATCAAAAGATTTTGTCACGAATGGACACTAATAAAAGATAGGGAAATCAACACGAATAAGGACAAAAGCTTTTGGTCACAGAGAAAAGAAGAGAGTATCACGGAGGAGAGCGATATTAAAGTCAAAAGATTTTATCACGAATGAACACCAATAAAAGATAGGGAAATTAACACGAATAATAACAAAATCTTTTGGTCACAGAAGACACAGAGACGGGAGAAGAGTTTCATAGAGAAGATTTTTTGAATTTTCAAGTCGCAGGGCTTATACAGGAAAAAAACTGCACTCAGCCGTCATACAGAATAAGTTCCGCAGGGAACCGAGGACTGTAGCTTACAAAGGCGATAAAAGAAACATATACTCACTAGACGTTTGAAAATTCTTGAACTTTTCTGAGAGATAAGGAACAGATTTCTGTAACTATATCTCTCGACTCTGGAAAATTTTTCCAGAGTTTCCTTAAACTTCTTTCAAGAGAAAAGTAACGAATCCCGATAAATTCAATACTTTAATTTAATAAAGGTAGCAACCTAGGTTAATTAATTGCAAAAGAATTCATAGATATATTCTGCTATTAAAATACATAAAAACTTTCACTTCTGAAAATGGAAAATAGTTTTCAACATTCAAAGAATGAGAAGAAAATTCAAGAATGAAATGCTATTTTTAAAGTTTTTCTAATTCTTGTGAAATATAAACAAATGAGAATACAACCCGGTTACTGCTAAGGTATTTTCTCAAAAAAACAAATTTTAGTAACCTGGTAAAAGACAAAGTGAACCAAGTAGTCTAAGTGCTTAGTGCCAAACCAATGAAATTAAAGTTTAAAACACCCCATGAAGTATTTTGGGGTGAAATCCAAGAATGTTGTATTTAGTTTGACAATCTAGGATTTTTGTCAACGGAGAAATAAAAATATTTAAATTTACTGAACTTTTTAAATAGTAGTTTTATCAAAATGAAAATCAAGTCTTTGATAAAATAATAACTATAGCAACTAGAATACCTGTAGCTAAGACAATTAAACTAAACTTCTTATGCTCCTCTTCTGCCTTGGGTAAAAGATGAGTAGCACCCACATAGATCAAGGCTCCTCCAGAGAGTGCTAGTAGGGCACCAAGCTTTGACTGATTGATCCTGCTGATTAGAGGATATGAAACAAGCATGCCTAGAGGCGTTGTAAGGGCTGCGGCTAGAAAGGACATAAGGAAAGAGGAACGTTCGCTAAATCCACTCTTAATTAATACTAAATAAGTGATTATGCCTTCAGGGAATTCATGCAAGACCATACCTGTAGTCGCCAAGAATCCTGTGAAAATACTTACAGTGAAAGAAACTGAATAAATAAATCCATCAATGAAAGAGTGTAAACCAATCCCCAGTATTGTTATGAGGCCAATGTTATAATCCAATTTCTCTGGGTCTTTTTCGCAAACGAATGCAGTTAGGAAGCGGTTAAACATATATAATCCAAAGAAGCCTCCTAAAAGATATTTGGGAGCTTGTGGATTCATGGAAAAAGACTTTGGTATAATGTGAAGAAATGAAGAGGAGATAAGTACACCTACGGCAAAACATATAAAATAGGTGGTATTATTTTTACCCCAATCTGCAAATTTACGTATTGTATATATACCGGCAGAAGTAACAATAGTAGCAAAAAGACTCCAAAAAAAACCTATCCAAAATGTATTTTCCATATTAGCCTCCCCCTCTAATTTTTGATATATTTATTTCTAATAGAATCATTGTTCTATAATTTTTTTCGTTGTACTTAAAATTCAAACTTATAATTTTCGTTATTTTTTAGACTTTCCTGAAAAGGATTTCAATTTTTAATTAGAAGAATAATTATAATATCCTTTTATATTTTTAGTTTTGGTTTCACAATTTTTGATATACATGAACTAGATTTTGATATTTAAATTTAACCTGTGTCTATTTTACAATATTAATTTAAATAGATAATTTGAAAGTGGGATTGTTTTATTGATAATAAAAAAATCGATGTATATTTAAAATGTGCATATGCACTTATAAAATTGATAATTTTTTAAATTTTTTTAAAAATAATCACAAAAAAAATTAAACTTATATTAAGTAGGAGGGGATTTAAATGGGAACAAGAAGTAGAGAGATTGTAGATCTAGACGTAAATGAGCTTCTAAAATTATTGAACAGCGCCTATGCAGATGAATGGCTTGCATATTATCAGTATTGGATAGGAGCTCAGGTTGTAAAAGGACCTATGAGAGAAGGGACAGTTGCAGAATTGTTGCAGCATGCAACTGAAGAATTTACCCATGCACAGTGGGTCAGTGACAGGATAATCCAACTGGGAGGAACTCCGCCTATTTCTCCAGAGGAGCTTCTCAAAATAACTCACTGTGGCTATGATGCACCACTCGATCCATATGTGGAAGAGATATTAAAACAAAATATAAAAGGTGAACAGTGTGCCATAAGTGTATATAAAAATATAATGGACGTTACAAAGGACAAGGATATGGTAACTTATAATATGGCCCTTAAAATACTTGAGCAGGAAGAAGAACATGAAGAAGATCTTCAGGCGATTTTAGAGGATATTGAAATTATGAGGAAAAGGTTTAGAGGTTAATTTTTTCAGATCAAAAAAATGAAAATTTTAAAGGAGCTCATCTTAAAAGCTCCTTTTTTCTTTAGTTTAAAATTTGATGTGCCGTCTATAAATAACCTTCTTAAAAATATGACAATATTAGCTTTTCAATTTAAATCTAAAGGTCTTAAAAAGATACATTTTTATATTCTTGTCCCCTACCTTTACCGGTGTTAGTTTCCAGTTTGTGAGGGTTTTTCTCACTTCCTCACTAAATCCAAATTTGTCTTTTTCACTATAAAATTTGATCTCCTCTATACTCCCGTCTTCATCAACCAGCATCCTCACCTTCACAAGAATCTCACCACCAAATCCAAGTTTTTTTGCAATCACCGGATACTCAGGGTCCGGATTTGATATGAACCCGTACTTTAGTCCAGGTACTCCCTGGTTCTTTGCCACGATACTTCCATCTGACAGTTTGTCAAAGCCCTCGCCTATTTCATTAGAGGAGTCTGCTATTTTGTTCTCATCTGTATCTGTTTTGATCTCTACTGTCACATCCTTATCCGAATTTCCATCAGCTTTTCCGTGAGACAGCTCTTTACTCTGTTGAGATTCCACGGGATTTTCAGAGGTCTTTTTTTCGCTTTTTATCTGTTCTGTCTGCTTTTTTTCATTTTTATAGGTTTGTTCCTTCTTTTTAGTTGTTTCTGCATTTTTTTGAGTGAAGTCCCCCTTTGGAACTATATTCTCCCTATTACCTTTTTTTATCTTTTTGACAGATTTTTTATTTCCTGTAGAGGGATTCTGCTTACTGACGATGTTGACTATGTTTACGCTAACTTTGTCCCCCAAAGTGTCAATATTTACCCTGTTTGAATTCATGAGCACAACTGTGTATAAGATTGTTATATGTAAAAATACTGATATCACTAGATTTTTCATTGAAATTTTACTCCTCTATTTAAAAATAGTTTTTATCTTTTCCAGCTTCCTCATAAAAAAGTATAGCACTATAAACATATAAAATAAAATAATTTTTATTGAATGGATTTTCATAAAATTTATTTATAATATATATACATCCTTTCTATCAGCTTAAAATCAAAGGAGTTTTTGTGTAAAAAATATCTAGATTATGTTCAAGAGTGACTTATTTGTTGACAACTGAAGATTTTTTTTGTAAACTCTTCACAAAAGAATATATATATCTTTGGTTCAATTTAATTTGATTAAAAGGGAAGTGAGGTGAAAATCCTCCGCGGTCCCGCCACTGTAAAGCCGATGAAAACGAAAATACCACTGGAATTTTTTCGGGAAGGTTCGTAAGTAAGATGACGCTTAAGCCAGGAGACCTGCCGAGATATTATTTATACTTACCTGCGAGGACGGGAGAGTGTATAGAGGACATCTGACTTTTGTATGCCCTTTATATTATCTCTTGAAACGTAATCAATTGTTTTAGGGGATTTTTTTTTTATTGATTTATTTAAAAGGGAGAGAGTTTATTATGAGGGGAAAAATGTTATTGGGAGTATTTCTTATCTGTGCTTCACTCGCAATGGGAGCAGAGAATGAATTTTTTCAGGAAGAAAGTATAGTAACCACAAGGTTGGAAGAGAGTGTTATAACCTCAGAAAGATTTGAAACTACAGCAAGGAACACACCCAAAAATACCACTATTATCACCAGAGAAGATATCGAGAAAAAAGGTGCAAAAGATGTCATCGAAGCTTTAAAAGGAGTACCAGGTATCAATGCAAAAAATGGTTTCGGAAGTGGTTCTGTGGATATTAGAGGTCAAGGTGACACTCAGGTTTCTAATGTATTGATTCTTGTAGATGGGGTTCCACAAAATTCTTTAGATTTGTCAGGACCGAGGATAAGAAATATCGCAATACAAAATGTTGAGAGAATTGAGGTTATTCCTTCTGGGGGAGCTGTTCTTTATGGTGATGGTGCCGTAGGTGGAGTTGTAAATATTATTACACGTTCAAAGGCTTCAAATGAAGGTTACGGTAGCGTGTCTATGGAAGCAGGATCAGATGGGATGTTTAATTACGGAGCTTCCTATTCAGGAAAAGCTTCTGAAAATGTTATGATTAATTTAAGTTATTTTGATAATAATAAAGACGGTTATAGGGAAAATGGAGATTATGATACCAAAAGCTTTGAAGTGGGAGGAAAATATCTTATATCAGAAACTGAAAGTATTTTATTCAAATATGCTAGGAATGAGGAAGAATACGGTATGCCAGGGTCTCTGACTAAATCAGAAGTAGATGCAGACAGGACACAGGCCGAAAGTTCTCTAGAATATGGGACAAATGATGTAGATTCTTATACTATGTCTGGTAACAAGGCTATAACTGAAAACTTAGAATTTCTTATGGACTTTAACTATAAAGAGGGAGATTCATATTTTAAAAATGATGGCGGTATATACACTTACGACAGAACAGATGACTCGAAACAGCTCACAGTTAAGCCTATGTTGAAATTTACCTATGCTGAAGACAGTTATCTAATTGGTGGATTTAGTTATTTAAATGGAGAAACTATAACTGAGTATCCTGATTATAATTTAAGTAGTAAGTACGAAAAAGAAGCCAAGGGATATTTTATATTAAACAAATATACCTGGAATAAGCTTCAGTTTACTCAGGGGTATAGGCATGAAGATACTAAATATGAATTTTCAGATGGGGCAGAATTTTTGAACGATAAAGATTATAACAACAGAGCAGCTGAATTAGCTGTAAATTATCTTTATTCAGATACAGGAAGTACATTTATAAGTTTTAATAAGGGTTTTAGGACTGCCAAGACTGATGAACTTTATAGTGAATCAGCAGATAACATTTTAGAACCTCAAACATTTGAAACAATTGAGTTAGGAGTGAAAGACTACATTTTTAATTCTTATATAAGCACCAGCATATTTAAAACGCTTACTGAAGATGAAATTTTTTATAATAAGTTGGAGTACCAAAATGAAAATATAGATGGCGAAACTGAAAGGTTAGGTCTAGAAATTTTTGCTGAACAGTATTTGGGTAAATTTACTTTAAGAGAATCATTTACTTATATAGATCATGAAATCAAAGATGGAGATTATGAAGGGAATGAAATACCGGGAGTTTCTTCACATCAATATTCAATAGGTGGAACTTACGATTATAATAGTAATCTTTCCTTTGATACTGGCCTGAACTATTATGGAAGTGCTTATGCTTCAGCTGACTTTGATAATAGTGTTGGCAAAGTAGACTCTTATATAACGGTTGATTTTAAGGTCAGTTATGACTTTAAAAATGGTTTATTTCTTTATGGTGGGGTAGATAATATATTTGGCGAAGAATATTATGAATATGTTGGTTATACAACTGTTTCAGGATATACAGATAACAAAAGTTATTATCCGGCAAGCGAGAGAACTTACTATGTAGGAGCAAAATACAATTTCTAAGTTTAAGATCTGAGAAAATTTCTATGACTTTATAAAAATATTTTGAATTTATTACTTAAAATATATTAATTTGTTTTGAGTTGTTTTTTCTGATAAAATTTAAGAATTAGATAATTTAACCCAAGTTGCTACTTAAAAAAAATTATTATAAATTACTGAATTTATCTGAATATCAGAATCAAAAGATTTTGTCACAAATGGACACTAATAAAAGATAGGGAAATTAGCACGAATAAGGACAAAAGCTTTTGGTCACGGAGAAAAGAAGAGAGTATCACGGAGGAGAGCGATATTAAAGTCAAAAGATTTTATCACGAATGAACACCAATAAAAGATAGGGGAATTAACACGAATAATAACAAAGTCTTTTGGTCACAGAAGACACAGAGACAGGAGAAGAGTTTCATAGAGAAGATTTTTTGAATTTTCAAGTCGCAGGGCTTATACAGGAAAGAGCCGCACTCAGCCGTCCTACAGAATAAGTTCCGCAGGGAACCGAGGACTGTAGCTCACAAAGGCGTTAAAAGAAACATATATTCACTAGACGTTTGAAAATTCTTGAACTTTTGGTTACTTTTCTTTCAAGAGAAAAGTAACGAATTCTTATAAATTCAACACTTTAATTTAATAAAGGTAGCAACTTAGGTTAATTTAGTTTATTGTCACTTTTCAAAAACAGAAAGGAGTATTTATGCATTGTTTTCCAGATATCTGCTATAAAAGTAAGGTATGTGATCTGACAGATGAAATAGATATACTTTCCTCCTTTGCAGGACAGGCCTTTGGACAGTGTGAAAACAAGAGTATGAAAGAAGATCTTCTAAAAATACTAAACCTTACCTACAGACTTATGGGGAAGCTGAGAGACAACTGTGATTTTGTAAAAGAGGATAAATTGATGCTAAAAGAGATAAAAAATAGGTATGATAAAAAAGGTGAAAAAATCAGAAAGCACATATTTATACTGCCCCAGGGAGATCTTTTGGCTGGAAATCTGCATATCTGCAGGGCTTTGTCCAAAAAAGTATCCCGAATGTTTTCCAAGGCAAAAAGTGAAATAACATTTGAGGCCTCTGAGATAGAAGAAGCCATCAATATGCTCAGTGATATTTTTTACAATATGGCTCTGTGTACAAATTATGAAAATAATGTTGAGGAAATTCCAGTGGTGCTAATTCCCGAAAGAAAATAAAGTAAAGACTAAAGGCGGATAATTTTATGAAATTACTTAGTTTTATACCCTCAGATAAAAACTTAGATTTTTTTCAAAATAATATCAATGAGTACATAGATGATCTTGGCTTTGATGGGATTGAAACAATGGCAGGTTCCTACTATCCCATCTCTATATTCAAATCAGTCAATGTCAAAGGAATACATCTGATGTATTTTCCCACATGGCTTGAATTCTGGAATGGAGACAGAGAGACTCTCATAGAGGATTTTGTTGATGAAGATGGGATAAAGGGATATTACGGAGGCTTAAGTAGAGAAGTTATGCTAGATTACTACAAAGACGAGTTTAAAAGAGCAAAAGAATTAGGGGTTGAATATATGGTCTTTCACGTGTCTCATGTAAGACCTAGGGACATTTTTACCTATGAGTTTGATTATTCCAATATGGAGGTTTTAGCAGCAGCAGTGGACCTTGTAAATGAAGTGTTTAAAGGGGAAGGCCCTTTACTTCTTTTTGAAAATCTCTGGTGGCCCGGTCTGAACCTGAAATCTGTAAAGCAAACTGAATTTTTTTTGGAGTCCATAAACTACAAAAATAAAGGACTTCTTTTAGATATATCCCACCTGCTCTGTTCAGATAAAAATATTAAAAGCATAGAATCTGGAGTGGGTTTTTTAAGGGAGAAAATAAACTCTCTCGGTGAATTGAAAAATCAAATAAAGGGTATTCATCTTAATTTTTCATCATCTGGGGAGTATCTGGAAGAAGATTTTTCAGAAATCCAGGAAAAATGGGAAGGATCAGGAAGAATAGAAAGGTATCATATAGAGGTTTCCCATGTTAAAAATATTGATACTCATCAACCTTTTGAATCCTATGAAATTTTAGATATATTGAAGGAGATTCCTTATAGCTATCTTGTGTTTGAGCTTGCTTACAGAAGTATAGAAGAACTGACCGAAAAAATTAAAAAACAGATGAAATATTTAAACCAGCCGACATAAATATCGGCTGGTTTTATTTTATGGATATGATTTTTGTAAAAATATTTGGGAGTATTATTTTCTACTGTTCATTAAAAATTTTCATGAGCTGAGGTATTCCCTCTTTGATTGCTCTAGATCCTGGGAGTACGAAAATATGCTCATCTACTTCATAAAGCCTTACATTTTTTACCGCAGATAGTGGCTTGTATTCAGGTGACGATTTGAGTATCTTTATGTTATTTGTGCCCCCTATAATGTAGTCGGGATCATTTACAATAAGTTCTTCTAGGCTATATTTCCAACCTTCCCTGCTTCCGGCTATATTCCTTCCTCCTGAAATATTTATCAGGTCGTTTATAAAAGTTTTTCTGCCGGCTGTATATTCTCCGTTACCAGCTCCCACAACAAAATACACTTTAGGCTTATTCTTAATAGCTTTATTTTTATAATGGTAAGACGCTACTCTGCTTTTTAAATCGGCAGCAACGATAACTCCCCTTTTAGGAACCCCTATAGCCCTGCTTACCTCTATATATTCATTATAAACATCCTCTATACCTTTGGGAGTCTGATAGACTAAATATTTTATTCCTATGGATTTTAGTTTTTTTACAAAATTTTGATTATAATGTGACTCCATGAGAACTATCTGGGGTCTTTTAGACATTACTTTTTCAAGGTTTGGCTCCATAAGAGAGCCCATTGACTCTATTTTAGATGCCTCTTTCGGATATCTGCAGAAAGATGTCCTCCCTACTAGCGCCCCTTCCATTTTAAGATCATATATCTTCTCTGTTATCCCTGGAGAAAGGGATATGATATTTTTTAATTTTTTACTGTTTTTCAGGTCAGTATTTTTTAATCCATCTATAAAAAATGAATTATAGTATTTTTCATCATTTTTTTTTAAAGTTATCTTTTGAAAATCTATTCTGACTCCCTGAGATTCCACGTAGTCATCTCCTAGAATAAACTTATGATTTTGAATCTTTAAAATACCGTCTGCTTCCTGAAATCCTATATTTTCTATTTCATTTTTTGAATAAAAATTTATTCCCTGGACATTTATATAAGAATAACTAGCTACAGATGTTAAACCAAACAAAATAAATATTAAATTTAAAATTTTATTTTTCATTACAGACAATCTCCCAGTACTATTTATTTGAATTTATTATAACATATTTTCTATTTTGACAATATTTGATTTGTATTATCGTT
It contains:
- a CDS encoding MBL fold metallo-hydrolase, with translation MKDFVQLSDGVTWTGAIDQDMKKFHGEELSIPNGTSYNSYLVRDEKTVLIDTVIYKKGYEWLFKLKKEIDLKEIDYIVMNHSEPDHSGGLLELMREIPDTPIVCTEKGVEILKKYYGKNWNFQPVKTGDKLNIGSKELIFVEMKMLHWPDSMLTYLTEENILFSNDAFGQHYANYGLFNDMADQDQLNYECMKYYACILNPFSGILKNKLEEVLALDLKIDMICPSHGVIWRDNPLQIIQKYLKWCNSYSESQVTIVYDTMWESTRKMAESIAEGISDVRQDLRVKLYNSGKNSENDIATEIFRSEGFLLGSSTINNGVLPYMAALTESIKGLKFRDKKVGAFGSYGWNGKSLDILNQSLDEMGLERISDGVKTMWNLDDEDREKCIEFGREFAKSLFVELL
- a CDS encoding 4Fe-4S binding protein, translating into MAYRINQSECIACGACEPVCPVSCISEVVDGKREIDESACIDCGACAGVCPVECIAIAE
- a CDS encoding desulfoferrodoxin; the encoded protein is MAKLLEVYKCDLCENIVEVFHGGAGELVCCGEAMKYQEEKTADGSKEKHVPFVEKIEGGFKVRIGEGAEHPMTAEHYIEWIEIIADNKVYRQNLKPGEKPEAVFMIDAEKVVAREYCNIHGHWKN
- a CDS encoding cupin domain-containing protein; the encoded protein is MNKTLKVENLGQMINYQDGSVVSKILIGKKNGTVTLFSFDEGQVLSEHTAPFDAMVEILDGKALITVSGIEYILEKGDMLIMPADEPHALKAEERFKMLLTMIKS
- a CDS encoding ZIP family metal transporter; translation: MENTFWIGFFWSLFATIVTSAGIYTIRKFADWGKNNTTYFICFAVGVLISSSFLHIIPKSFSMNPQAPKYLLGGFFGLYMFNRFLTAFVCEKDPEKLDYNIGLITILGIGLHSFIDGFIYSVSFTVSIFTGFLATTGMVLHEFPEGIITYLVLIKSGFSERSSFLMSFLAAALTTPLGMLVSYPLISRINQSKLGALLALSGGALIYVGATHLLPKAEEEHKKFSLIVLATGILVAIVIILSKT
- a CDS encoding ferritin-like domain-containing protein; amino-acid sequence: MGTRSREIVDLDVNELLKLLNSAYADEWLAYYQYWIGAQVVKGPMREGTVAELLQHATEEFTHAQWVSDRIIQLGGTPPISPEELLKITHCGYDAPLDPYVEEILKQNIKGEQCAISVYKNIMDVTKDKDMVTYNMALKILEQEEEHEEDLQAILEDIEIMRKRFRG
- a CDS encoding energy transducer TonB codes for the protein MKNLVISVFLHITILYTVVLMNSNRVNIDTLGDKVSVNIVNIVSKQNPSTGNKKSVKKIKKGNRENIVPKGDFTQKNAETTKKKEQTYKNEKKQTEQIKSEKKTSENPVESQQSKELSHGKADGNSDKDVTVEIKTDTDENKIADSSNEIGEGFDKLSDGSIVAKNQGVPGLKYGFISNPDPEYPVIAKKLGFGGEILVKVRMLVDEDGSIEEIKFYSEKDKFGFSEEVRKTLTNWKLTPVKVGDKNIKMYLFKTFRFKLKS
- a CDS encoding TonB-dependent receptor, with amino-acid sequence MRGKMLLGVFLICASLAMGAENEFFQEESIVTTRLEESVITSERFETTARNTPKNTTIITREDIEKKGAKDVIEALKGVPGINAKNGFGSGSVDIRGQGDTQVSNVLILVDGVPQNSLDLSGPRIRNIAIQNVERIEVIPSGGAVLYGDGAVGGVVNIITRSKASNEGYGSVSMEAGSDGMFNYGASYSGKASENVMINLSYFDNNKDGYRENGDYDTKSFEVGGKYLISETESILFKYARNEEEYGMPGSLTKSEVDADRTQAESSLEYGTNDVDSYTMSGNKAITENLEFLMDFNYKEGDSYFKNDGGIYTYDRTDDSKQLTVKPMLKFTYAEDSYLIGGFSYLNGETITEYPDYNLSSKYEKEAKGYFILNKYTWNKLQFTQGYRHEDTKYEFSDGAEFLNDKDYNNRAAELAVNYLYSDTGSTFISFNKGFRTAKTDELYSESADNILEPQTFETIELGVKDYIFNSYISTSIFKTLTEDEIFYNKLEYQNENIDGETERLGLEIFAEQYLGKFTLRESFTYIDHEIKDGDYEGNEIPGVSSHQYSIGGTYDYNSNLSFDTGLNYYGSAYASADFDNSVGKVDSYITVDFKVSYDFKNGLFLYGGVDNIFGEEYYEYVGYTTVSGYTDNKSYYPASERTYYVGAKYNF
- a CDS encoding cobalamin adenosyltransferase — encoded protein: MHCFPDICYKSKVCDLTDEIDILSSFAGQAFGQCENKSMKEDLLKILNLTYRLMGKLRDNCDFVKEDKLMLKEIKNRYDKKGEKIRKHIFILPQGDLLAGNLHICRALSKKVSRMFSKAKSEITFEASEIEEAINMLSDIFYNMALCTNYENNVEEIPVVLIPERK
- a CDS encoding TIM barrel protein, producing the protein MKLLSFIPSDKNLDFFQNNINEYIDDLGFDGIETMAGSYYPISIFKSVNVKGIHLMYFPTWLEFWNGDRETLIEDFVDEDGIKGYYGGLSREVMLDYYKDEFKRAKELGVEYMVFHVSHVRPRDIFTYEFDYSNMEVLAAAVDLVNEVFKGEGPLLLFENLWWPGLNLKSVKQTEFFLESINYKNKGLLLDISHLLCSDKNIKSIESGVGFLREKINSLGELKNQIKGIHLNFSSSGEYLEEDFSEIQEKWEGSGRIERYHIEVSHVKNIDTHQPFESYEILDILKEIPYSYLVFELAYRSIEELTEKIKKQMKYLNQPT
- a CDS encoding helical backbone metal receptor; protein product: MKNKILNLIFILFGLTSVASYSYINVQGINFYSKNEIENIGFQEADGILKIQNHKFILGDDYVESQGVRIDFQKITLKKNDEKYYNSFFIDGLKNTDLKNSKKLKNIISLSPGITEKIYDLKMEGALVGRTSFCRYPKEASKIESMGSLMEPNLEKVMSKRPQIVLMESHYNQNFVKKLKSIGIKYLVYQTPKGIEDVYNEYIEVSRAIGVPKRGVIVAADLKSRVASYHYKNKAIKNKPKVYFVVGAGNGEYTAGRKTFINDLINISGGRNIAGSREGWKYSLEELIVNDPDYIIGGTNNIKILKSSPEYKPLSAVKNVRLYEVDEHIFVLPGSRAIKEGIPQLMKIFNEQ